The following proteins come from a genomic window of Rhinoraja longicauda isolate Sanriku21f chromosome 4, sRhiLon1.1, whole genome shotgun sequence:
- the c4h7orf25 gene encoding UPF0415 protein C7orf25 homolog, whose product MSLQKILSERIAEARELLERAEALSQSRAGGLQGGPKLCGKLKAELKFLRKVETGKVSVRGSHLQSTNLTHLRAVIESAESLEDVVSVLHVFNYQEPSRGKQSLVVDVVANGGLTWVKAIGRKAEALHSVWVGRGQYGDKSIVEQAEDYLEASQQQLVQYSNPHVVFAFYNGISSPMAERLKKMGLSVRGDIVAVNSAIDVMGEADHASDSSEDPEEPLRANKVDRTTVVASVAFPTEVKADFCNRVNLDITTLIAFVSAVSHGGCHFVFKERVLTEQASREREESVLPKVQAFVEGKELFACESAVKDFQAILETLGGPGEKARAQKLLQRIKVVPDRPSVRASRLKASAKINSRSIAIFGTGDALKAITMTANSGFIRAADNQGVKFSVFIHQPRALTESKESTAISILDDDLVI is encoded by the coding sequence ATGTCCCTGCAGAAGATTCTGTCGGAGAGGATCGCGGAAGCTCGGGAACTGCTGGAAAGGGCGGAGGCACTATCCCAGTCGCGCGCTGGTGGGCTGCAAGGCGGGCCCAAGCTCTGCGGCAAGCTGAAGGCCGAGCTAAAGTTCTTGCGCAAAGTGGAAACGGGCAAGGTTTCAGTGAGGGGATCGCACCTGCAGAGCACCAACCTCACCCACCTGAGGGCGGTCATCGAGTCCGCCGAGAGCCTGGAGGATGTGGTCAGCGTCTTGCACGTTTTCAACTACCAGGAGCCTTCCAGGGGAAAGCAGTCACTGGTGGTGGACGTCGTGGCAAACGGCGGCCTGACCTGGGTCAAGGCTATCGGCCGGAAGGCTGAGGCCTTGCAcagtgtgtgggtggggaggggccaGTACGGCGACAAAAGTATTGTCGAGCAAGCGGAGGATTACCTGGAGGCCAGCCAGCAGCAACTGGTGCAGTACAGCAATCCGCACGTTGTGTTTGCATTCTACAACGGCATCTCCAGCCCAATGGCGGAGAGACTGAAGAAGATGGGGCTGTCGGTGCGGGGAGATATAGTTGCCGTGAATTCAGCGATCGATGTCATGGGGGAGGCGGACCACGCGAGTGATTCTTCGGAAGACCCCGAGGAGCCTTTGCGGGCGAACAaagtagaccggaccaccgtcgtgGCCAGCGTCGCCTTCCCCACTGAAGTCAAGGCGGACTTCTGCAACCGCGTCAATTTGGACATCACCACCCTGATTGCCTTCGTCTCGGCGGTCAGCCACGGGGGCTGTCACTTCGTCTTCAAGGAGAGAGTGCTGACGGAGCAGGCTTcgcgggagagggaggagagcgtGCTGCCCAAAGTGCAAGCCTTTGTGGAGGGCAAGGAGCTGTTCGCCTGCGAGTCGGCGGTGAAAGACTTTCAGGCGATTTTGGAAACGTTAGGCGGCCCCGGAGAAAAGGCCCGGGCACAGAAGCTGCTGCAGCGGATCAAGGTTGTCCCCGATCGCCCGTCCGTCCGAGCCTCCAGGTTGAAAGCCAGCGCAAAAATCAACAGCCGCTCCATTGCAATCTTCGGAACTGGAGACGCTTTAAAGGCAATCACAATGACGGCAAACAGCGGCTTCATTCGAGCGGCGGACAATCAGGGCGTGAAATTCAGTGTATTTATTCACCAGCCCAGAGCCTTAACTGAGAGCAAGGAATCGACAGCAATCAGCATCCTGGATGATGACTTAGTAATATAa
- the LOC144592956 gene encoding coiled-coil domain-containing protein 127-like isoform X1 translates to MTPPLNVSGRCSGRRDTAVCNSMNNLNEPGQNWNILPNHRDGEGGGSRWNYVLLVPLLGLAAFRWIWSRESQKEIEQERAACKNTIDVTKKNLKLKYGDEIIQNRRSLARCELEQEKLKSKVQSYHDALSAQSHHLVEQRRQLEQERKVFEEKKHTLQCSGVAGALYQDLMEKEGLWETQARALIKTYENSLVNRQHLFCSYFSPRQERLDLERTMLSQAAANPIAKELGIESGLRYIFNHETHCANKGNTDPRKNGRLFRIYISYWELRAELQKFKNVGKAL, encoded by the exons ATACCGCAGTCTGCAACTCCATGAACAATCTAAATGAACCAGGGCAGAATTGGAATATCTTGCCCAATCACAGGGATGGcgaaggtggtggaagcagatggaaTTACGTTCTACTGGTTCCTTTGCTGGGACTTGCTGCATTCC GATGGATCTGGTCCAGGGAATCACAAAAAGAAATTGAACAAGAAAGAGCTGCATGTAAGAATACGATAGACGTTACAAAGAAAAATCTGAAACTGAAATACGGTGATGAAATTATTCAGAATCGCCGATCGCTCGCACGGTGTGAGCTGGAGCAGGAAAAGCTCAAAAGCAAAGTCCAAAGTTATCACGACGCGCTTTCAGCACAGAGTCACCACCTAGTTGAACAACGCCGGCAACTGGAACAAGAACGTAAAGTATTCGAGGAGAAAAAGCATACCCTGCAATGTTCAGGTGTAGCAGGGGCTCTGTATCAGGATCTGATGGAGAAGGAAGGCCTGTGGGAAACTCAAGCCAGAGCCCTCATAAAAACATATGAAAACTCCTTGGTCAATAGGCAACATCTTTTCTGCAGTTACTTTAGTCCAAGGCAAGAAAGACTTGATTTGGAAAGGACAATGCTTAGCCAAGCTGCTGCAAATCCAATTGCAAAAGAATTGGGCATTGAAAGTGGTTTGAGATATATCTTTAACCATGAAACGCACTGTGCAAACAAAGGCAATACTGACCCTAGGAAAAATGGTAGGTTATTTAGGATATATATATCATACTGGGAACTTCGAGCTGAGCTGCAAAAATTCAAAAACGTAGGTAAAGCCTTATGA
- the LOC144592956 gene encoding coiled-coil domain-containing protein 127-like isoform X2, whose amino-acid sequence MNNLNEPGQNWNILPNHRDGEGGGSRWNYVLLVPLLGLAAFRWIWSRESQKEIEQERAACKNTIDVTKKNLKLKYGDEIIQNRRSLARCELEQEKLKSKVQSYHDALSAQSHHLVEQRRQLEQERKVFEEKKHTLQCSGVAGALYQDLMEKEGLWETQARALIKTYENSLVNRQHLFCSYFSPRQERLDLERTMLSQAAANPIAKELGIESGLRYIFNHETHCANKGNTDPRKNGRLFRIYISYWELRAELQKFKNVGKAL is encoded by the exons ATGAACAATCTAAATGAACCAGGGCAGAATTGGAATATCTTGCCCAATCACAGGGATGGcgaaggtggtggaagcagatggaaTTACGTTCTACTGGTTCCTTTGCTGGGACTTGCTGCATTCC GATGGATCTGGTCCAGGGAATCACAAAAAGAAATTGAACAAGAAAGAGCTGCATGTAAGAATACGATAGACGTTACAAAGAAAAATCTGAAACTGAAATACGGTGATGAAATTATTCAGAATCGCCGATCGCTCGCACGGTGTGAGCTGGAGCAGGAAAAGCTCAAAAGCAAAGTCCAAAGTTATCACGACGCGCTTTCAGCACAGAGTCACCACCTAGTTGAACAACGCCGGCAACTGGAACAAGAACGTAAAGTATTCGAGGAGAAAAAGCATACCCTGCAATGTTCAGGTGTAGCAGGGGCTCTGTATCAGGATCTGATGGAGAAGGAAGGCCTGTGGGAAACTCAAGCCAGAGCCCTCATAAAAACATATGAAAACTCCTTGGTCAATAGGCAACATCTTTTCTGCAGTTACTTTAGTCCAAGGCAAGAAAGACTTGATTTGGAAAGGACAATGCTTAGCCAAGCTGCTGCAAATCCAATTGCAAAAGAATTGGGCATTGAAAGTGGTTTGAGATATATCTTTAACCATGAAACGCACTGTGCAAACAAAGGCAATACTGACCCTAGGAAAAATGGTAGGTTATTTAGGATATATATATCATACTGGGAACTTCGAGCTGAGCTGCAAAAATTCAAAAACGTAGGTAAAGCCTTATGA